In Desulfonatronum thiodismutans, the following proteins share a genomic window:
- a CDS encoding antitoxin MazE family protein — METQRSPLSAREAMRGYRARMKERGMRSIQIWVPDTRTQEVADEIRRQSSLVSQSQEESEVLEFLENVSAWDTSDER, encoded by the coding sequence ATGGAAACACAACGCTCCCCCCTCTCGGCCCGTGAAGCCATGAGAGGCTATCGCGCCCGGATGAAGGAACGTGGAATGCGGTCGATCCAGATATGGGTACCCGATACCCGGACCCAGGAGGTTGCCGACGAAATACGGCGTCAATCCTCTCTGGTCAGCCAAAGCCAGGAGGAATCCGAAGTGCTGGAATTCCTGGAGAACGTCTCTGCCTGGGATACCTCTGATGAGCGGTGA
- a CDS encoding FKBP-type peptidyl-prolyl cis-trans isomerase, producing MTQAQTGNQVKVHYTGRLDSGQVFDSSADREPLEFTLGQGQLIPGFEAAVTGMQVGDKKTVTIPAEDAYGPRQDDLLFSVERSQLPDTIQPEVGQQLQVNQEGQTALVTISELTDTTMTLDANHPLAGENLTFDLEVVEVAEVA from the coding sequence ATGACACAGGCGCAAACCGGCAATCAGGTCAAGGTGCACTACACGGGTCGCCTGGACAGCGGGCAGGTTTTCGACAGCTCCGCGGATCGCGAGCCGCTGGAATTCACCCTGGGCCAGGGACAGTTGATCCCCGGCTTCGAGGCCGCGGTGACCGGAATGCAAGTGGGCGACAAAAAGACCGTGACCATCCCCGCGGAAGACGCCTACGGCCCTCGTCAGGACGACCTGCTGTTCTCCGTGGAACGCTCCCAACTCCCGGATACCATCCAGCCCGAGGTGGGGCAGCAGTTGCAGGTCAACCAGGAGGGGCAGACCGCCTTGGTCACCATATCCGAACTCACGGACACCACCATGACCCTGGACGCCAACCACCCTCTGGCCGGAGAGAATCTGACCTTTGACCTGGAAGTGGTCGAGGTTGCTGAGGTTGCCTAG
- a CDS encoding peptide chain release factor 3, protein MNKLQKEVARRRTFAIISHPDAGKTTLTEKLLLFGGAIHLAGAVKAKKNSRGATSDWMAVERERGISVSSSVMKFDYNGHEINLLDTPGHQDFSEDTYRVLTAVDSVLMVIDSAKGVEVQTKKLMEVCRMRNTPIMTFVNKLDRDGLEPIELLDDIETNLGIECAPLTWPVGMGKGFKGVYDLRRDELRFFVPDGQKSTRPTDVVHVKGLDDPQLDELLGRDARDLRGDAELLAGAGHPFDHERYLAASQTPVFFGSAINNFGVQELLDTFVALAPPPQPREAETGTNGNTGTRIVSPLEPDFSGVVFKIQANMDPAHRDRIAFLRIISGHFEKGMRVRHHRIGKDVQIANATIFMAHDRTGVEEAWPGDIIGVHNHGTIKIGDTFSLKEPLKFTGIPSFAPEHFRRVRLKDPMRAKQLEKGLLQLCEEGAVQVFRPLRANDYLLGAVGPLQFEVTMARLKDEYNVDAGYEPVDITGARWIAGGKDAKKFIADNGRDIATDIDGDMVYLVSNPWRLERLLETYDDIVLQTIKEHR, encoded by the coding sequence ATGAACAAACTCCAGAAAGAAGTCGCCCGGCGACGCACGTTCGCCATTATCAGCCACCCGGACGCCGGGAAAACCACGCTCACGGAAAAACTGCTCCTGTTCGGAGGGGCAATTCACCTGGCCGGAGCGGTCAAGGCCAAGAAGAACTCCCGGGGGGCCACCTCGGATTGGATGGCCGTGGAGCGGGAGCGGGGGATTTCCGTGTCCTCGTCGGTGATGAAGTTCGACTACAACGGCCATGAGATCAACCTGCTGGACACCCCCGGCCACCAGGACTTTTCCGAGGACACCTACCGCGTGCTCACGGCGGTGGATTCCGTGCTGATGGTCATCGACAGCGCCAAGGGCGTGGAGGTGCAGACCAAAAAGCTGATGGAGGTCTGCCGGATGCGCAACACGCCGATCATGACCTTCGTCAACAAGCTGGACCGGGACGGTCTGGAGCCTATCGAACTCCTGGACGACATCGAGACCAACCTGGGCATCGAGTGCGCGCCTCTGACCTGGCCCGTGGGCATGGGCAAGGGGTTCAAGGGGGTGTACGACCTGCGCCGGGACGAACTGCGGTTTTTCGTGCCCGACGGCCAGAAGTCCACCCGGCCCACGGACGTGGTCCACGTCAAGGGGTTGGACGATCCCCAACTGGACGAATTGCTGGGCCGGGACGCCCGGGATTTGCGGGGGGACGCGGAACTGCTGGCCGGGGCCGGACACCCTTTTGACCATGAGCGCTATCTGGCCGCCAGCCAGACGCCGGTTTTTTTCGGCAGCGCCATCAACAACTTCGGGGTCCAGGAACTCCTGGACACCTTCGTGGCCCTGGCGCCCCCGCCGCAGCCCAGGGAGGCGGAAACTGGGACCAACGGGAACACGGGAACGCGGATCGTTTCCCCGCTGGAGCCGGATTTTTCCGGGGTGGTCTTCAAGATCCAGGCGAACATGGACCCGGCCCACCGGGACCGGATCGCCTTTTTGAGGATCATTTCCGGCCATTTCGAGAAAGGCATGCGGGTGCGGCACCACCGGATCGGCAAGGACGTCCAGATCGCCAATGCCACGATCTTCATGGCCCACGACCGCACCGGCGTGGAAGAGGCCTGGCCCGGAGACATCATCGGGGTCCACAACCACGGGACCATCAAGATCGGGGACACCTTTTCCCTCAAGGAGCCGTTGAAATTCACCGGCATTCCCAGCTTCGCCCCGGAGCATTTCCGCCGGGTCCGGCTCAAGGATCCGATGCGGGCCAAGCAACTGGAAAAAGGGCTCTTGCAGCTCTGCGAGGAAGGCGCGGTGCAGGTCTTCCGACCCCTGCGCGCCAACGACTACCTGCTGGGCGCGGTGGGGCCGCTGCAATTCGAGGTCACCATGGCCCGGCTCAAGGACGAGTACAACGTGGACGCCGGATACGAGCCAGTGGACATCACCGGGGCGCGGTGGATCGCCGGCGGCAAGGACGCCAAGAAGTTCATCGCGGACAACGGCCGGGACATCGCCACGGACATCGACGGGGACATGGTCTACCTCGTGTCCAACCCCTGGCGGCTGGAGCGGCTGCTGGAGACCTACGACGACATCGTGCTGCAAACCATCAAGGAGCACAGGTAG
- a CDS encoding energy-coupling factor ABC transporter ATP-binding protein: protein MTQKTTPPLLALRQAFVAHGPSAPPILEDFHLSLHSEERVGLVGPVGSGKTTLLLTLVGLIPLRQGSLLFQDRPVRTKADLAALRRGVGLVFQNPDDQLFSPTVLEDVAFGPLNLGRSSAEARAESLAILDQLYLSHLAHRQPHTLSGGQKRLVSLATVLVMQPQILLLDEPTNDLDARSRDMVLHALTSSSRTMLIATHDQELLHTLTTRRILLG from the coding sequence ATGACCCAAAAGACGACCCCGCCCCTGCTGGCCCTGCGGCAGGCCTTCGTGGCCCACGGCCCTTCGGCTCCACCAATTCTGGAAGACTTCCATCTTTCCCTGCACTCGGAAGAACGCGTCGGCCTGGTCGGCCCCGTGGGCAGCGGCAAAACCACCCTCCTGCTCACCCTGGTCGGCCTGATCCCGCTTCGCCAGGGCTCCCTGCTTTTCCAAGACCGCCCCGTGCGGACCAAAGCGGACCTCGCGGCCCTGCGCCGCGGCGTTGGTCTTGTTTTCCAAAACCCCGACGACCAGCTTTTTTCCCCCACTGTCCTGGAAGACGTGGCCTTCGGGCCGCTGAACCTGGGCCGCTCTTCGGCCGAGGCCAGGGCTGAATCCCTGGCCATCCTGGACCAACTGTACCTGTCCCACCTCGCCCATCGCCAGCCCCACACCTTGTCCGGAGGCCAAAAGCGCCTAGTCAGCCTGGCCACGGTCCTGGTCATGCAGCCCCAGATCCTGCTCCTGGACGAACCCACCAACGACCTGGACGCCCGTTCCCGGGACATGGTCCTCCACGCCCTGACCTCTTCTTCCCGAACCATGCTCATCGCCACCCACGACCAGGAACTGCTGCACACCCTGACCACTCGCCGCATCCTTCTCGGATAA
- a CDS encoding energy-coupling factor transporter transmembrane component T family protein: MLDEPLGPQGSLSRNAGPLHQGVSPLHQMDARIKILTSAVCLIAISAVQGHGAGLAALLFGLGLTRLAGLSLGRVAVRLIPANIFFLGLALVLGLTYPGPALAAVSWLSQDGLILALRISLKGNALLLVFIALLCTSSVPALAQAMRRLRLGRKLSLLLALTFRQFFLVAEEFQRLHRAALARGFVPRCSRHTYRTIAVLFGQTLLRSLARAERIHGAMLLRGFNGRFRTLDNGSWTASQAVLASALCIPPVLITLHDRLIW; this comes from the coding sequence ATGCTCGACGAACCCCTCGGCCCCCAAGGCTCCCTGAGCCGAAACGCCGGCCCGTTGCACCAGGGCGTGAGCCCGCTGCACCAGATGGACGCCCGGATCAAGATCCTGACCTCCGCGGTCTGCCTGATCGCGATCTCAGCGGTCCAGGGTCACGGAGCCGGATTGGCGGCACTGCTCTTCGGGCTGGGGCTGACCCGTCTGGCCGGGCTGTCCCTGGGCCGCGTGGCCGTACGGCTGATCCCGGCCAACATCTTTTTTCTCGGTCTGGCCCTGGTCCTCGGCCTGACCTATCCCGGCCCGGCCCTTGCCGCCGTCTCCTGGCTCAGCCAGGACGGCCTGATCCTGGCCCTGCGGATCAGCCTCAAAGGCAACGCCCTGCTCCTGGTCTTCATCGCCCTGCTCTGCACTTCGTCCGTGCCCGCCTTGGCCCAGGCGATGCGCCGCCTGAGGCTGGGCCGCAAATTGTCGCTGCTCCTGGCGCTGACCTTTCGCCAGTTCTTCCTGGTGGCCGAGGAGTTTCAGCGCCTGCACCGGGCCGCCCTGGCCCGCGGCTTCGTCCCTCGGTGCTCCCGGCATACCTACCGGACCATTGCCGTCCTCTTCGGACAGACCTTGCTCCGGAGTCTGGCCCGGGCCGAACGGATCCACGGAGCCATGCTCCTGCGCGGCTTTAACGGGCGCTTTCGTACCCTGGACAACGGCTCCTGGACCGCGTCCCAAGCGGTCCTGGCATCCGCGCTCTGCATCCCTCCGGTGCTGATTACCTTGCACGACCGGTTGATCTGGTGA
- a CDS encoding iron ABC transporter substrate-binding protein — protein sequence MRTKFAWFGSPAALIVAVVLFSTLAQAQDTRTITDALGRESVIPAQVDRVICSGSGCLRLLTYLQAHDRIVAVDSIEVHGSPIDARPYAIANPQFKTYPIFGEFRGQDSPELIAGLDPQPQVIFKTYAARDGDPEQLQTKTGIPVIALEYGNLTYGRKKLNTSLELIGEVMGVQERAATVIDFFDGLEADLLARTEDVPEDQRPSTYIGGLGQRGPHGFQSTEPSFAPFAFTRSNNVAASLSTPEQRASHATVSKEQIVIWDPKIIFIDAATMRLDAGVNALDQLRTDPAYQALSAVHAGRIYGLFPYNSYTQNFESVFANAYYVGKVLYQDRFADVDPMAKAEEIAIFLNGGPAFEEMNSQFQGLAFGRIDIR from the coding sequence ATGCGCACCAAGTTTGCTTGGTTTGGCTCCCCGGCGGCCCTCATCGTGGCTGTCGTCTTATTTTCGACTTTGGCCCAGGCTCAAGACACCAGGACCATCACGGATGCCCTGGGTCGCGAGTCCGTCATTCCGGCCCAGGTGGACCGGGTGATTTGTTCCGGGTCCGGGTGTCTGCGCTTGCTGACCTATCTCCAAGCCCATGACCGGATCGTGGCAGTGGACAGCATTGAGGTCCACGGATCACCCATTGACGCCCGACCCTACGCCATCGCCAATCCGCAATTCAAGACCTACCCGATTTTCGGTGAATTCCGGGGCCAGGATAGTCCGGAGTTGATTGCCGGGCTGGATCCCCAGCCCCAGGTCATTTTCAAGACCTATGCCGCCCGCGACGGCGACCCGGAGCAGCTCCAGACCAAGACCGGCATTCCCGTGATCGCCCTGGAGTACGGCAACCTGACCTATGGTCGCAAAAAGCTGAATACTTCTCTTGAGTTGATCGGAGAAGTCATGGGAGTTCAGGAGCGTGCCGCGACGGTCATCGACTTTTTCGACGGCTTGGAGGCGGACCTGCTTGCCCGCACCGAGGATGTGCCCGAAGACCAGCGTCCGTCCACCTACATCGGTGGTCTGGGCCAGCGCGGGCCACACGGTTTTCAGTCCACGGAACCGTCCTTTGCCCCGTTTGCGTTCACCCGGTCCAACAATGTCGCCGCCTCGCTCTCAACCCCTGAACAGCGGGCATCCCATGCCACGGTTTCCAAGGAACAGATAGTGATCTGGGATCCGAAAATCATCTTCATCGACGCGGCCACCATGCGCCTGGACGCAGGAGTCAACGCCCTGGACCAACTCCGAACCGACCCAGCCTACCAAGCCCTGTCCGCAGTGCATGCCGGACGGATATACGGTCTGTTCCCCTACAACTCCTACACGCAAAACTTCGAATCCGTCTTCGCCAACGCGTATTACGTGGGCAAGGTGCTTTATCAGGACCGCTTCGCCGACGTTGACCCCATGGCCAAGGCCGAGGAGATCGCCATCTTCCTGAACGGCGGCCCGGCGTTTGAAGAGATGAACAGCCAGTTCCAGGGCCTGGCCTTTGGTCGGATCGACATCCGGTAA
- a CDS encoding putative metalloprotease CJM1_0395 family protein — translation MDIAASHPASAPSWSNSLSLGGFASHDHSQHGEDGSCPFCNSSRQQYSGTGQNLSEQASGAAGVAAGLAGAVQAPSPLAPRDVVNLSHRTDQDGQRLKGDQGQSVALGLDIGYGPDAKPVAGGAFEEQHHRDSFTRKEGRSDAVPDQDDDPKAAQTVDRDDGDKQNAILAVPDESELSSEDRQVLEQLRQRDAEVRAHEQAHVAAGGQYVTAGASYTYETGPDGRQYAVAGEVSIDTSPVPGNPEQTEQKAQTIRRAALAPASPSPQDVKVATSAAQMEAEARMERIQNEQEEQQTDGDEHQPAGRAQDQAASDYPGFFSRTPDLTVPTQSFPFDPAPSNHAAYIQAYRKQLALAGTVNLA, via the coding sequence ATGGACATCGCCGCATCACATCCCGCTTCCGCTCCCTCCTGGAGCAACTCGCTTTCCCTGGGCGGTTTCGCGAGCCACGACCATTCCCAGCACGGCGAGGACGGCTCCTGCCCGTTTTGCAATTCCTCCCGGCAACAGTACTCCGGGACCGGTCAAAACCTGAGCGAGCAGGCTTCCGGAGCCGCCGGCGTCGCGGCAGGTCTTGCCGGAGCGGTACAGGCTCCAAGCCCTCTTGCGCCGAGAGACGTGGTCAACCTCAGCCACCGCACGGACCAGGACGGCCAAAGACTCAAAGGCGACCAGGGCCAGTCCGTCGCTCTTGGCCTGGATATCGGTTACGGGCCGGACGCCAAGCCGGTCGCGGGCGGCGCCTTTGAAGAGCAGCACCACCGGGATTCGTTCACCAGGAAGGAAGGGCGAAGCGACGCAGTCCCGGACCAGGACGATGATCCCAAAGCGGCGCAAACCGTGGACAGGGACGACGGCGACAAGCAAAACGCAATCCTGGCGGTCCCCGACGAGTCGGAACTGTCGTCGGAGGACCGTCAGGTTCTGGAGCAGCTTCGGCAGCGCGACGCCGAGGTCCGGGCCCATGAGCAGGCCCATGTGGCCGCCGGAGGGCAATATGTCACCGCCGGAGCCAGCTACACCTACGAAACCGGACCGGACGGACGGCAATACGCCGTGGCCGGGGAAGTGAGCATCGATACCTCGCCAGTGCCCGGAAATCCGGAACAGACCGAACAAAAAGCCCAGACCATCCGCCGGGCCGCCCTGGCCCCGGCCAGCCCTTCGCCCCAAGACGTCAAGGTGGCGACCAGCGCGGCCCAGATGGAAGCCGAAGCCCGGATGGAACGCATCCAGAACGAGCAGGAAGAGCAGCAGACCGACGGCGACGAACACCAACCCGCGGGCCGTGCTCAAGACCAAGCCGCGTCCGACTATCCCGGATTCTTCAGCCGAACGCCGGACTTGACCGTTCCCACGCAATCGTTCCCGTTCGACCCCGCTCCTTCCAACCACGCCGCGTATATTCAGGCCTACCGCAAGCAACTGGCCTTGGCTGGCACAGTGAACCTGGCTTAA
- a CDS encoding type II toxin-antitoxin system PemK/MazF family toxin, whose product MSGDHPLDVRRGDLVIVAMTGDYGKIRPALVVQHDHANVGHASIVVCPFSSSIQDAPLFRITLNPSETNGLSVVSQIMVDKISAIKRERIRRVIGHASEETMLQVNRALALWLGL is encoded by the coding sequence ATGAGCGGTGACCACCCACTTGATGTCCGCCGGGGAGATTTGGTCATCGTCGCAATGACCGGAGATTATGGAAAAATCCGCCCAGCCCTGGTCGTCCAGCACGACCACGCCAATGTCGGCCACGCCAGCATAGTGGTTTGTCCGTTTTCCTCCAGCATCCAGGACGCCCCGCTGTTCCGCATCACGCTCAACCCCTCCGAAACCAACGGATTGAGCGTCGTATCTCAGATCATGGTGGATAAAATCTCCGCCATCAAACGGGAACGCATCCGCCGGGTCATAGGTCATGCCTCCGAAGAAACCATGCTCCAGGTCAACAGGGCCTTGGCGCTCTGGCTCGGCCTGTAA
- a CDS encoding sirohydrochlorin cobaltochelatase translates to MQTDTHSHGRHRHGLAFDHHDHHSKCDHGHEHGHDHDHHHGPEAPPGPKRPGILLVAFGTTVVPARQAYDQFEAQVRARYPGIPLAWGFTAHKVRRKLADLGLPHDCVAVALSRMHDQGVTHLTVQSLHTIPGVEYFWTQNLAKAYEHPRKGFIQVTLGAPLLNDQEDLRRVADCLPGFIPQERRPDEAVILAGHGTYHDGQQRYLDLQAHIRNRDPLLHTALLMGEPGLAAIIAQLQEQRVSTVWLLPFMAVCGHHVLKDMFGDRPTSWSNRLRTAGFEVREHAAGTIESPCFRSIWLDHLDTAMDSLGLTEPTAAQPNHGGADHAHH, encoded by the coding sequence ATGCAGACCGATACGCACTCACATGGCCGACACCGTCACGGCCTCGCCTTTGACCATCACGACCATCACTCCAAATGCGATCATGGTCATGAGCACGGTCACGACCACGATCATCATCATGGCCCCGAAGCTCCTCCCGGCCCCAAGCGTCCGGGCATTCTGCTGGTCGCCTTCGGGACCACGGTGGTCCCGGCCCGCCAAGCCTACGACCAGTTCGAAGCCCAGGTCCGCGCCCGGTATCCGGGCATTCCCCTGGCCTGGGGGTTCACCGCGCACAAGGTCCGGCGCAAGCTGGCCGACCTGGGACTGCCCCACGACTGCGTGGCCGTGGCCCTGAGCCGGATGCACGACCAGGGCGTGACTCACTTGACCGTCCAATCCTTGCACACCATTCCCGGCGTGGAATACTTCTGGACCCAAAATCTGGCCAAGGCCTACGAACACCCGCGCAAGGGATTCATCCAGGTCACCCTGGGCGCGCCCCTTCTGAACGACCAGGAGGATCTGCGCCGGGTCGCGGACTGTCTGCCGGGGTTCATTCCCCAAGAGCGCCGACCCGATGAAGCCGTGATCCTGGCCGGGCACGGCACCTACCACGACGGCCAGCAACGCTACCTGGACTTGCAGGCCCACATCCGGAATCGCGACCCGCTGCTGCACACGGCCCTGCTCATGGGCGAGCCGGGCCTTGCGGCCATTATCGCCCAGCTTCAGGAACAACGGGTTTCCACGGTCTGGCTGCTGCCCTTCATGGCCGTTTGCGGCCATCACGTCCTAAAGGACATGTTCGGAGACCGACCCACTTCCTGGAGCAACCGGCTGCGCACGGCCGGATTCGAGGTCCGGGAACACGCCGCCGGAACCATCGAATCTCCCTGCTTCCGGTCCATCTGGCTGGACCATCTGGACACGGCCATGGACAGCCTGGGGCTGACCGAACCAACCGCCGCCCAACCCAACCACGGAGGCGCCGACCATGCACATCACTGA
- a CDS encoding TraR/DksA family transcriptional regulator: MDQAGRKALEARMLREIADLKAQMGDLEERAQTVELDQQAVGRLSRMDSLANQSIAVNALGKAKSRLARLERALSRINDEDFGLCADCGDPIAPARLLAMPEAVLCVGCAD; this comes from the coding sequence ATGGATCAAGCAGGCAGGAAAGCCCTGGAAGCCCGGATGCTGCGGGAAATCGCCGACTTGAAAGCCCAAATGGGTGATCTGGAAGAACGGGCGCAAACCGTGGAGCTGGATCAACAGGCCGTGGGGCGGCTTTCCCGGATGGATTCCCTGGCCAACCAAAGCATCGCGGTCAACGCCCTGGGCAAGGCCAAGAGCCGCCTGGCGCGGCTGGAACGGGCCTTGTCCAGGATCAACGACGAGGATTTCGGCCTTTGCGCCGACTGCGGCGACCCCATCGCCCCGGCCAGACTGCTGGCCATGCCCGAGGCCGTGCTGTGTGTTGGGTGCGCGGATTGA
- the cbiM gene encoding cobalt transporter CbiM, with product MHITEGVLSAPVLALGAAVTIPGLWLGLRRLDEDRLILAAALAAVFFIASLIHVPLGPSSVHLLLNGLAGLLLGWVAFPVIFVGLLLQALLFQFGGLLVLGVNTTSVALPAVLCGLILRPWLARGGKPALCAGLLAGAGAVLGTALLAGTALAMTDQGFLTAAKLVVLAHLPVAAIEGAITLFVVGFLGQTRPDLLTCALPPVTEGGPSC from the coding sequence ATGCACATCACTGAAGGCGTTCTCTCCGCACCGGTCCTGGCTCTGGGCGCTGCCGTCACGATCCCCGGATTGTGGCTCGGCCTGCGCCGACTGGACGAGGATCGGCTGATCCTGGCCGCGGCCCTGGCCGCGGTCTTTTTCATCGCCTCCCTGATCCACGTTCCTCTGGGCCCCAGCAGCGTCCACCTGCTGCTCAACGGCCTGGCCGGACTGCTCCTGGGCTGGGTCGCCTTTCCGGTGATCTTCGTGGGGCTGCTGCTTCAGGCCCTGCTCTTTCAATTCGGCGGCCTGCTGGTCCTGGGCGTAAACACCACATCCGTGGCGTTGCCCGCCGTGCTCTGCGGCCTGATCCTGCGGCCCTGGCTGGCCCGGGGCGGCAAACCGGCCCTGTGTGCCGGACTGCTGGCGGGCGCGGGCGCGGTTCTGGGCACGGCCCTGTTGGCCGGAACGGCATTGGCCATGACCGACCAGGGCTTTCTGACCGCGGCCAAACTGGTGGTCCTGGCCCATCTGCCGGTGGCCGCCATTGAGGGCGCGATAACCCTGTTCGTGGTCGGCTTCCTGGGCCAGACCCGACCCGACCTGCTGACCTGCGCCCTGCCGCCCGTTACCGAAGGAGGACCGTCATGCTGA